One window from the genome of Streptococcus salivarius encodes:
- a CDS encoding Fur family transcriptional regulator: MSEHRRSLGVYEDVLNQLKAKGIRLTESRKAVIRYLMMSDQHPSADVIYYDLLPDNPGMSLATVYNNLKVLVEEGIVSEIKVNNDNTTYYDFMGHDHLNIVCEKCGHITDLDLPIPSFKEEVESQTGFRITREQMILHGICPNCQ, from the coding sequence ATGTCTGAGCATCGACGTAGTCTAGGCGTTTATGAAGATGTCCTAAATCAGTTAAAAGCTAAGGGAATTCGGTTGACGGAATCTCGTAAAGCTGTTATTCGTTATTTGATGATGTCTGATCAACACCCTAGTGCAGATGTGATATATTATGACCTTCTCCCTGATAATCCTGGGATGAGCTTGGCGACGGTCTATAACAACTTGAAGGTGTTGGTTGAAGAAGGGATTGTCTCTGAAATTAAGGTTAATAATGATAATACAACCTATTATGATTTTATGGGACATGATCACTTAAATATTGTTTGTGAAAAATGCGGTCACATTACCGACTTAGACCTACCAATTCCGTCTTTCAAGGAAGAGGTAGAATCACAAACTGGCTTTCGCATTACTCGTGAACAGATGATATTACATGGGATTTGCCCAAACTGTCAATAA
- a CDS encoding YqgQ family protein, with amino-acid sequence MKTLYDVQQLLKQFGIVVYLGKRLYDIEMMKIELEALYQNGLVDKDNYLTAEMILRREHRIEMEKENG; translated from the coding sequence ATGAAAACTTTATATGACGTTCAACAGTTGTTGAAACAGTTTGGCATAGTGGTTTACCTAGGGAAAAGGCTCTATGATATCGAAATGATGAAGATTGAATTAGAAGCCCTCTACCAGAATGGTTTAGTGGACAAGGACAACTATCTTACTGCTGAAATGATTTTACGACGTGAACATCGCATTGAAATGGAGAAAGAAAATGGCTAA
- a CDS encoding ROK family glucokinase, whose amino-acid sequence MAKKLLGIDLGGTTVKFGILTSEGEVQEKWAIETNTLENGRHIVPNIVESLKHRLEMYGLTAEDFIGIGMGSPGAVDRENKTVTGAFNLNWAETQEVGSGIEKELGIPFAIDNDANVAALGERWVGAGANNPDVVFVTLGTGVGGGVIADGNLIHGVAGAGGEIGHIIVEPETGFECTCGNKGCLETVASATGVVRLARHLAEGYEGNSSIKAAVDNGEQVTSKDIFVAAAEGDKFANSIVDKVSQYLGLATANISNILNPDSVVIGGGVSAAGEFLRSRVEGYFTRYAFPQVRRTTKVKLAELGNDAGIIGAASLALTIDN is encoded by the coding sequence ATGGCTAAAAAACTCTTAGGAATTGACCTTGGTGGAACAACTGTTAAGTTTGGTATTTTGACTTCGGAAGGTGAAGTGCAAGAAAAATGGGCTATTGAGACAAATACGCTTGAAAATGGTCGCCACATCGTTCCTAACATTGTAGAATCTTTGAAACACCGTTTGGAAATGTATGGACTTACTGCTGAAGACTTCATTGGAATTGGTATGGGTTCTCCAGGTGCAGTTGACCGTGAAAATAAAACAGTAACGGGTGCTTTTAACTTGAACTGGGCAGAAACTCAAGAAGTTGGCTCTGGCATTGAAAAAGAACTTGGTATTCCATTCGCTATTGATAATGATGCTAATGTGGCTGCACTGGGGGAACGTTGGGTTGGTGCTGGTGCTAACAATCCAGATGTTGTCTTTGTAACATTGGGTACAGGTGTTGGTGGCGGTGTTATCGCTGATGGTAATTTAATTCATGGGGTTGCCGGTGCTGGTGGTGAAATTGGTCACATTATTGTTGAACCTGAAACAGGATTTGAATGTACATGCGGAAACAAGGGGTGTTTGGAAACTGTAGCTTCAGCAACAGGTGTTGTACGTTTAGCACGTCATTTGGCAGAAGGATACGAAGGGAACTCTTCTATTAAAGCTGCTGTAGATAATGGTGAGCAAGTGACAAGTAAAGATATCTTCGTAGCTGCTGCTGAAGGTGATAAGTTTGCTAATAGCATTGTTGATAAAGTCTCTCAATACCTCGGACTTGCAACAGCAAACATTTCAAACATTCTTAACCCAGATTCAGTTGTAATCGGTGGTGGTGTTTCAGCAGCTGGTGAATTCTTGCGTAGCCGTGTTGAAGGATACTTTACACGTTATGCATTCCCACAAGTTCGCCGTACAACAAAAGTGAAATTAGCAGAGCTTGGAAATGATGCTGGAATCATTGGAGCTGCTAGTCTTGCACTTACAATTGATAACTAA
- the typA gene encoding translational GTPase TypA gives MTKLREDIRNVAIIAHVDHGKTTLVDELLKQSHTLDERKELDERAMDSNDLEKERGITILAKNTAVAYNGTRINIMDTPGHADFGGEVERIMKMVDGVVLVVDAYEGTMPQTRFVLKKALEQNLTPIVVVNKIDKPSARPEEVVDEVLELFIELGADDDQLEFPVVYASAINGTSSLSDNPADQEHTMAPIFDTIIDHIPAPVDNSDEPLQFQVSLLDYNDFVGRIGIGRIFRGTVKVGDQVTLSKLDGTTKNFRVTKLFGFFGLERREIEEAKAGDLIAISGMEDIFVGETITPTDAVEPLPVLRIDEPTLQMTFLANNSPFAGREGKHVTSRKVEERLLAELQTDVSLRVDPTDSPDKWTVSGRGELHLSILIETMRREGYELQVSRPEVIIKEIDGVKCEPFERVQIDTPEEYQGSIIQALSERKGDMLDMQMVGNGQTRLIFLVPARGLIGFSTEFLSMTRGYGIMNHTFDQYLPVVAGEIGGRHRGALVSIDTGKATTYSIMRIEERGTIFVNPGTEVYEGMIVGENARENDLGVNITTAKQMTNVRSATKDQTAVIKTPRILTLEESLEFLDDDEYMEVTPESIRLRKQILNKAERDKANKRKKKAAEAE, from the coding sequence ATGACTAAACTTAGAGAAGATATCCGTAACGTAGCCATCATTGCCCACGTTGACCACGGTAAAACAACACTTGTTGATGAATTGTTGAAACAATCACACACTCTTGATGAGCGTAAAGAGCTTGATGAGCGTGCAATGGACTCAAACGATCTTGAAAAAGAACGTGGAATTACAATTCTTGCCAAAAATACAGCCGTTGCTTATAACGGTACACGTATCAACATCATGGATACACCAGGTCACGCGGACTTTGGTGGAGAAGTTGAACGTATCATGAAAATGGTTGATGGGGTTGTCCTTGTTGTCGATGCCTACGAAGGTACAATGCCTCAAACACGTTTTGTGCTGAAAAAAGCGCTTGAGCAAAACTTGACACCTATCGTTGTTGTTAACAAGATTGATAAACCATCAGCACGTCCTGAAGAAGTTGTTGATGAGGTTCTTGAACTCTTCATCGAGCTTGGTGCCGATGATGATCAGCTGGAATTCCCAGTTGTGTATGCATCAGCGATTAACGGTACATCATCATTGTCAGATAACCCTGCTGATCAAGAGCACACTATGGCTCCAATCTTTGACACTATTATTGATCACATCCCAGCTCCTGTAGATAACTCAGATGAGCCTCTTCAATTCCAAGTGTCGCTTCTTGACTACAATGATTTCGTTGGTCGTATCGGTATTGGACGTATCTTCCGTGGAACTGTAAAAGTTGGTGACCAAGTTACCCTTTCAAAACTTGACGGAACAACAAAGAACTTCCGTGTTACTAAACTTTTCGGTTTCTTTGGTTTGGAACGTCGTGAAATTGAAGAAGCAAAAGCCGGTGATTTGATTGCCATCTCAGGTATGGAAGACATCTTCGTTGGTGAAACAATTACACCAACTGATGCTGTTGAACCATTGCCAGTTCTTCGTATTGACGAACCAACACTTCAAATGACTTTCTTGGCGAATAACTCACCATTTGCCGGCCGTGAAGGTAAACACGTGACATCACGTAAGGTTGAAGAGCGTCTTTTGGCAGAGTTGCAAACAGACGTTTCTCTTCGTGTTGATCCAACTGATTCTCCAGATAAATGGACTGTATCAGGTCGTGGTGAATTGCACTTGTCTATCCTTATTGAAACAATGCGTCGTGAAGGATACGAACTTCAAGTGTCTCGTCCAGAAGTTATCATTAAAGAAATTGATGGCGTGAAATGTGAGCCATTTGAACGTGTTCAAATTGATACTCCAGAAGAGTACCAAGGTTCTATCATCCAAGCCCTTTCAGAACGTAAAGGTGACATGCTTGATATGCAAATGGTTGGTAACGGTCAAACTCGCCTTATCTTCCTTGTACCAGCTCGTGGACTTATCGGATTCTCTACGGAATTCTTGTCTATGACACGTGGTTACGGTATCATGAACCATACCTTCGACCAATACTTGCCAGTTGTTGCTGGTGAAATTGGTGGACGTCACCGTGGTGCCCTCGTTTCTATCGATACAGGTAAAGCGACAACTTACTCAATTATGCGTATCGAAGAACGTGGTACAATCTTTGTTAACCCAGGTACTGAAGTTTATGAAGGTATGATTGTTGGTGAAAATGCTCGTGAAAATGACCTTGGTGTCAATATCACTACAGCAAAACAAATGACAAACGTGCGTTCAGCAACTAAGGACCAAACGGCTGTTATCAAGACTCCACGTATCTTGACTCTTGAAGAATCACTTGAATTCTTGGATGACGATGAGTACATGGAAGTAACGCCTGAATCTATCCGCTTGCGTAAACAAATTTTGAATAAAGCAGAGCGTGATAAAGCCAATAAACGTAAGAAAAAAGCAGCAGAAGCTGAATAA
- a CDS encoding DUF3165 family protein encodes MFYLIVAILIASFYFFIAPKSVKNTMNLLFVMATLALLLLLAVLSIIKFFSLPGEFFVTVGMLVLSYFTLKDLFAMSELNHEKAEHEDK; translated from the coding sequence ATGTTTTATCTGATTGTTGCTATATTGATTGCATCATTCTATTTCTTTATTGCACCAAAGTCGGTAAAAAACACCATGAATCTTCTCTTTGTCATGGCTACCTTAGCATTGCTCCTACTTTTAGCAGTGCTATCAATCATTAAATTCTTCAGTTTACCTGGTGAGTTCTTTGTTACGGTGGGAATGCTTGTATTGAGCTATTTCACCTTGAAAGATCTTTTCGCTATGTCAGAGCTTAATCATGAAAAAGCTGAACATGAAGATAAATAA
- the murD gene encoding UDP-N-acetylmuramoyl-L-alanine--D-glutamate ligase: MKSVTQFENKKVLVLGLAKSGEAAARLLAKLGAIVTVNDGKPFEENPSAQTLLEEGIKVVCGGHPLELLDENFELMVKNPGIRYDNPMVARALEKGIPVWTEVELAYLVSEAPIIGITGSNGKTTTTTMIADVLNHGGKSGVLSGNIGFPASEVAQSVTAQDTLVMELSSFQLMGIDSFHPHIAVITNLMPTHIDYHGSFEEYVAAKWNIQNQMTADDFVVLNFNQDLAKELATQTKAQVVPFSTVEKVDGAYLENGGLYFKGELVMQADEIGVPGSHNVENALATIAVAKLSGISNQAIKETLASFGGVKHRLQFVDTIDEVKFYNDSKSTNILATQKALSGFDNSKVILIAGGLDRGNEFDELIPDITGLKKMVILGESAPRVKRAADKAGVTYLDAKDVADATRIAFDQASAGDVVLLSPANASWDMYKNFEVRGDEFITTVEQLKG, translated from the coding sequence ATGAAATCAGTAACACAATTTGAAAATAAAAAAGTTTTGGTCCTTGGTTTGGCTAAATCTGGTGAAGCAGCTGCCCGCCTATTGGCTAAGTTGGGTGCTATTGTCACAGTAAATGATGGGAAACCATTTGAGGAAAATCCATCAGCACAGACGCTTCTTGAAGAAGGGATTAAGGTTGTCTGTGGCGGACATCCTCTTGAACTATTGGATGAAAATTTTGAATTAATGGTGAAAAATCCTGGAATTCGTTATGACAATCCAATGGTAGCTCGTGCACTTGAAAAAGGCATTCCTGTTTGGACTGAAGTGGAATTAGCTTACCTAGTATCTGAAGCACCTATTATCGGTATTACAGGCTCAAATGGTAAGACAACAACGACAACTATGATTGCTGATGTCCTAAACCATGGTGGCAAATCGGGTGTCTTGTCTGGAAATATCGGTTTCCCTGCGTCAGAAGTTGCACAGTCAGTTACTGCTCAAGATACCTTAGTTATGGAATTGTCTTCTTTCCAATTGATGGGGATTGACAGCTTCCATCCACATATTGCTGTGATTACTAACTTGATGCCGACACATATTGACTATCATGGTAGTTTTGAAGAATATGTGGCTGCTAAATGGAATATTCAAAATCAGATGACTGCGGATGATTTTGTTGTTTTGAACTTCAATCAAGATTTAGCTAAGGAATTGGCTACACAAACTAAAGCACAAGTAGTTCCATTCTCAACAGTGGAAAAAGTAGATGGTGCCTATCTTGAAAATGGTGGTCTCTACTTCAAAGGTGAATTGGTGATGCAAGCCGATGAGATTGGCGTTCCTGGTAGTCACAATGTTGAAAATGCCTTGGCAACTATAGCTGTAGCAAAATTGTCAGGTATTTCAAACCAAGCTATCAAGGAAACTCTCGCAAGCTTTGGTGGGGTTAAGCACCGTCTCCAATTCGTTGACACTATCGATGAAGTGAAATTCTATAATGATAGTAAGTCAACAAACATTTTAGCGACACAAAAAGCACTTTCTGGTTTTGATAATAGCAAAGTCATTTTGATTGCCGGTGGTTTGGACCGTGGTAATGAATTTGATGAACTCATTCCTGACATTACTGGTCTTAAGAAAATGGTGATTTTAGGAGAATCAGCTCCCCGTGTCAAACGTGCTGCTGATAAAGCGGGCGTGACTTATCTTGATGCCAAAGATGTGGCAGATGCGACACGTATTGCTTTTGATCAAGCAAGTGCAGGAGATGTTGTCTTGTTGAGCCCTGCAAACGCAAGTTGGGATATGTACAAGAATTTCGAAGTGCGTGGTGACGAATTTATCACAACTGTTGAGCAATTGAAGGGATAG
- a CDS encoding UDP-N-acetylglucosamine--N-acetylmuramyl-(pentapeptide) pyrophosphoryl-undecaprenol N-acetylglucosamine transferase, translated as MAKAKKIVFTGGGTVGHVTLNLILIPKFLKDGWEVHYIGDKHGIEHEQIDKSGLDVTFHSIATGKLRRYFSWQNMLDVFKVGWGILQSIAIIAKIRPQALFSKGGFVSVPPVIASKLLGVTVYVHESDLSMGLANKIAYKFATTMFTTFEQSKGLAKTKHVGAITKVGMATSNQSDALEKIKEQFDDNLKTVLFIGGSAGAKVFNDFISNTPQLTEKYNVINISGDSSLNTLERHLYRVDYVTELYQPLMDMADLVVTRGGSNTIFELLAMKKLHLIIPLGKEASRGDQLENATYFERKGYARQLQETELSWETLNHELEQLVEHAETYKEAMAKSEEITSPDDFYNLLVTSISKK; from the coding sequence ATGGCAAAAGCGAAAAAGATTGTTTTTACCGGTGGTGGAACCGTTGGACATGTGACTTTAAATCTTATCTTAATTCCAAAATTTCTCAAAGATGGATGGGAAGTGCACTATATCGGTGACAAGCACGGGATTGAACATGAGCAGATTGATAAATCTGGCTTAGATGTGACTTTCCATAGTATTGCTACAGGTAAACTACGTCGTTATTTCTCATGGCAAAATATGTTGGATGTCTTTAAAGTTGGTTGGGGGATTCTACAGTCTATTGCAATTATTGCCAAGATTCGCCCCCAAGCACTCTTTTCAAAGGGTGGATTTGTCTCAGTTCCACCGGTAATTGCTTCTAAATTATTAGGAGTTACTGTATATGTGCATGAGTCTGATCTCTCTATGGGCTTGGCCAATAAAATTGCCTATAAATTTGCGACTACTATGTTTACGACTTTTGAACAATCAAAAGGATTGGCGAAGACAAAACATGTAGGTGCTATTACAAAGGTAGGAATGGCGACATCCAATCAGTCTGATGCCCTTGAAAAGATTAAAGAACAGTTTGATGACAACTTAAAAACTGTCCTTTTCATTGGTGGTTCAGCTGGTGCAAAGGTATTTAATGATTTTATTAGTAATACTCCACAACTGACGGAAAAATATAATGTCATTAATATTTCTGGGGACTCTTCATTGAATACCTTAGAACGTCATCTTTATAGAGTTGATTATGTGACAGAATTGTACCAACCTCTTATGGATATGGCAGATTTAGTTGTAACTCGTGGTGGCTCAAATACGATTTTCGAATTGTTGGCTATGAAAAAACTTCATTTAATTATTCCTTTAGGGAAAGAAGCTAGCCGAGGAGACCAACTTGAAAATGCTACTTATTTTGAACGAAAAGGTTATGCACGTCAATTACAGGAAACAGAATTAAGTTGGGAAACCTTAAATCATGAGCTTGAACAACTTGTTGAACATGCAGAGACTTACAAAGAAGCTATGGCTAAATCTGAGGAAATCACTTCTCCTGATGATTTTTATAACCTATTAGTGACTAGTATTTCAAAAAAATAA
- a CDS encoding cell division protein FtsQ/DivIB encodes MAKKDQESQEKQVLTEWQKRNLEFLRKKETEDSEEFANGKVVHSQEATSNESQPPVKKKVKKKKKTKRKKRKKGNTTSNIPIAQQNLAGLVVFIAALLIVFSLFFISPWSKQKVLTVSGTKNALPEDVKVASGILDTDYITHVFFNQGKVASTVEKTNVWVKKATVTYSFPNQFNIAVKEYPIVAYRQTTNGYVSILQSGKTGGTVSTSNLPDKFITLKMDDEKKIEELVKELNKLDTKIKNNIQIINLTPTKATSDLLTIELYDGNSIRVPLSQLTVKLPYYEKIKSQLSDGSIVDMEVGLYTTTPEVESSKTDGDKKKDKDKTDKKEENPTSEEGQDTTTSTEQHSEEETNSENSGIQPEEKPSVGQETTLRTSSAQG; translated from the coding sequence ATGGCAAAAAAGGATCAAGAATCACAAGAAAAACAAGTTCTCACAGAGTGGCAGAAGAGAAACCTCGAATTTTTGAGAAAAAAAGAAACCGAAGATTCTGAAGAATTTGCGAATGGAAAGGTCGTTCATTCACAAGAAGCGACTTCAAATGAGAGCCAGCCACCAGTGAAAAAGAAGGTTAAAAAGAAAAAAAAGACCAAAAGGAAGAAACGAAAAAAAGGTAATACAACTAGTAATATTCCAATTGCACAACAAAATCTTGCAGGACTAGTTGTTTTTATCGCTGCACTCCTAATCGTATTTTCACTTTTCTTTATTTCACCTTGGTCAAAACAAAAGGTTCTCACTGTATCAGGAACAAAAAATGCTTTACCAGAAGATGTGAAAGTTGCAAGTGGTATTCTTGATACAGACTATATTACTCATGTCTTTTTCAACCAAGGAAAGGTTGCATCAACTGTTGAAAAAACCAATGTTTGGGTTAAAAAGGCTACAGTTACATATAGTTTTCCAAATCAATTTAATATTGCGGTAAAAGAATACCCAATCGTGGCTTATCGTCAAACTACAAATGGTTATGTTTCTATTCTTCAAAGTGGTAAGACAGGAGGAACGGTTTCAACTAGCAATCTACCTGATAAATTCATCACTTTAAAAATGGATGACGAGAAGAAAATCGAAGAATTAGTAAAAGAATTAAATAAACTTGATACAAAAATCAAGAATAATATTCAAATTATTAATCTTACGCCTACTAAAGCAACTTCAGATTTACTAACGATTGAGCTGTATGATGGCAATTCCATTCGTGTTCCTCTTTCTCAATTAACGGTTAAGCTTCCTTACTACGAGAAAATTAAGAGTCAACTTTCAGATGGAAGTATTGTAGATATGGAAGTTGGACTTTATACAACGACTCCTGAAGTTGAATCATCAAAAACTGATGGGGATAAAAAGAAAGACAAAGATAAGACTGATAAAAAGGAAGAAAATCCAACTTCTGAAGAAGGTCAAGATACTACAACATCAACGGAACAGCATTCTGAAGAAGAAACTAATTCTGAAAATTCAGGTATTCAACCAGAAGAAAAACCAAGTGTTGGTCAAGAAACAACTCTTCGGACTTCCTCTGCTCAAGGCTAA
- the ftsA gene encoding cell division protein FtsA: MARDGFFTGLDIGTSSIKVLVAEFIDGSMNVIGVSNVKSSGVKDGIIVDIDAAAKSIKTAIEQAEEKAGIVIEQVNVGLPANLLQIEPTQGMIPVTSESKEIKDEDVESVVRSALTKSITPEREVISLVPEEFIVDGFQGIRDPRGMMGIRLEMRGLIYTGPTTILHNLRKTVERAGIQVENIIISPLAMTRAVLNEGEREFGATVIDMGGGQTTVASMRAQELQFTNIYSEGGEYITKDISKVLKTSMQIAEALKFNFGNADIEEASETETVQVEVVGENSPVEITEKYLAEIISARVKHILDRVKQDLTRGRLLDLPGGIVLVGGTAIMPGVVEVAQEIFETNVKLYVPNQVGIRNPMFANVISLVEYVGLLTEVDIIAQQAVSGEEYLRRKPIDNEAPALSFDRTPAPAPRVAPQPSPVPVENTIEVPLPVEEENHEQKQKLGDRVRGIFGSMFD; encoded by the coding sequence ATGGCTAGAGATGGCTTTTTTACAGGATTAGATATAGGAACTAGCTCGATTAAGGTTCTTGTTGCTGAGTTTATTGATGGATCAATGAATGTCATCGGAGTAAGTAATGTTAAGAGTTCTGGTGTGAAAGATGGCATCATTGTTGACATTGACGCTGCAGCGAAATCAATCAAAACAGCTATTGAACAAGCAGAAGAAAAAGCTGGGATTGTTATTGAGCAAGTCAACGTTGGGCTTCCAGCTAATCTTCTTCAAATTGAGCCTACACAAGGTATGATTCCTGTAACAAGTGAATCAAAAGAAATCAAAGATGAAGATGTTGAAAGTGTTGTTCGCTCAGCCTTGACAAAGAGCATTACACCTGAGCGTGAGGTTATCTCACTAGTTCCTGAAGAGTTTATTGTTGATGGCTTCCAAGGAATTCGTGATCCTCGTGGAATGATGGGAATCCGTCTTGAAATGAGAGGTCTCATTTACACAGGTCCAACAACAATTCTTCACAACCTTCGTAAGACAGTTGAACGTGCGGGTATTCAAGTAGAGAATATTATCATCTCTCCTCTTGCAATGACACGTGCTGTTCTAAATGAAGGTGAACGTGAGTTTGGTGCTACTGTTATTGATATGGGTGGCGGTCAAACAACTGTTGCAAGCATGCGTGCTCAAGAACTTCAATTTACCAATATTTATTCTGAAGGTGGCGAGTACATCACTAAGGATATTTCAAAAGTTTTGAAGACTTCAATGCAGATTGCTGAAGCACTTAAGTTCAATTTTGGTAATGCAGATATTGAAGAAGCAAGCGAAACAGAAACTGTCCAAGTAGAAGTTGTAGGTGAGAATTCACCAGTTGAGATTACAGAAAAATACCTTGCTGAGATTATCTCAGCTCGTGTGAAGCATATCCTTGATAGAGTTAAACAAGACTTGACTCGAGGACGTCTACTTGATTTGCCTGGTGGCATTGTCCTTGTAGGTGGAACAGCTATCATGCCAGGTGTGGTTGAAGTTGCTCAAGAAATTTTTGAGACAAATGTTAAACTTTACGTGCCAAATCAAGTTGGTATCCGTAATCCAATGTTTGCAAATGTGATTAGTCTTGTTGAGTATGTTGGTCTTCTTACAGAAGTTGATATCATTGCACAACAGGCTGTGTCTGGTGAAGAGTATCTTCGTCGTAAACCAATCGACAATGAGGCTCCTGCCTTGAGTTTTGATAGAACTCCTGCTCCAGCACCTCGAGTGGCTCCTCAGCCAAGTCCTGTTCCAGTTGAGAACACCATTGAGGTACCTCTGCCAGTTGAAGAAGAAAATCATGAACAAAAACAAAAACTTGGTGATCGTGTTCGTGGTATTTTCGGCAGTATGTTTGATTAA
- the ftsZ gene encoding cell division protein FtsZ has product MSFSFDSASVQGAVIKVIGVGGGGGNAINRMIEEGLAGVEFIAANTDIQALSSSKAETVIQLGPKLTRGLGAGGQPEVGRKAAEESEETLTEALTGADMVFITAGMGGGSGTGAAPVIARIAKSLGALTVAVVTRPFGFEGNKRGAFAVEGIQELREQVDTLLIISNNNLLEIVDKKTPLLEALSEADNVLRQGVQGITDLITNPGLINLDFADVKTVMANKGNALMGIGIGSGEERIVEAARKAIYSPLLETTIDGAEDVIVNVTGGLDMTLTEAEEASEIVGQAAGSGVNIWLGTSIDDTLKDEIRVTVVATGVRQDRAEKVSGMKAQPRKVTTAPSQPSAPAQQVVQEEQRPVSQPSFERQPNFDYNETPSMPQAGVRPAAAAPQQEQSAFGNWDLRRDNISRPETGQLDSQLTMSTFSSDVEDDDELETPPFFKNR; this is encoded by the coding sequence ATGAGTTTTTCATTTGATAGCGCATCAGTTCAAGGTGCGGTAATTAAAGTTATCGGTGTCGGTGGAGGTGGCGGAAACGCCATCAACCGAATGATTGAAGAAGGTCTTGCTGGTGTTGAATTTATTGCAGCTAATACTGATATTCAAGCACTCAGCTCTTCTAAAGCAGAAACAGTAATCCAATTGGGTCCTAAATTGACTCGTGGCCTTGGTGCCGGAGGTCAACCTGAAGTTGGTCGTAAGGCAGCTGAAGAAAGTGAAGAAACACTTACAGAAGCACTTACAGGAGCTGATATGGTCTTTATCACTGCTGGTATGGGTGGTGGCTCTGGTACAGGGGCAGCACCAGTTATTGCACGTATTGCGAAAAGCTTGGGTGCATTGACAGTTGCAGTTGTGACACGTCCATTTGGATTTGAAGGTAACAAACGTGGTGCCTTTGCTGTCGAAGGTATTCAAGAGTTGCGTGAGCAAGTTGATACCCTTCTTATTATCTCTAACAATAACCTTCTTGAAATCGTTGATAAGAAAACACCACTTCTTGAAGCTCTTAGTGAAGCAGATAATGTTCTTCGTCAAGGGGTCCAAGGTATTACGGACCTTATCACTAACCCAGGTTTGATTAACCTCGACTTTGCCGATGTGAAAACAGTTATGGCAAATAAAGGTAATGCACTTATGGGTATTGGTATTGGTTCAGGTGAAGAACGTATTGTTGAAGCTGCGCGCAAAGCAATCTATTCACCACTTCTTGAAACTACTATTGATGGTGCAGAAGATGTTATCGTTAACGTAACTGGTGGTCTTGATATGACGCTTACAGAAGCAGAAGAAGCATCTGAAATTGTTGGTCAAGCAGCTGGTAGCGGTGTTAACATTTGGCTTGGTACATCAATCGATGATACATTGAAAGATGAAATCCGTGTAACTGTTGTTGCAACTGGAGTTCGTCAAGATCGTGCTGAAAAAGTATCTGGTATGAAAGCTCAGCCACGTAAAGTGACTACAGCTCCTTCACAACCATCAGCTCCTGCTCAACAAGTTGTTCAAGAAGAGCAACGTCCAGTTTCTCAACCTTCATTTGAACGTCAACCAAATTTTGACTATAATGAAACACCTTCAATGCCTCAAGCAGGAGTTCGTCCTGCAGCGGCAGCTCCTCAACAAGAGCAGTCAGCTTTTGGTAATTGGGATTTGAGACGTGATAATATTTCTCGTCCTGAAACTGGTCAACTAGATAGTCAATTGACTATGTCTACATTCTCAAGTGATGTTGAAGATGATGATGAATTGGAGACACCACCATTCTTTAAAAATCGTTAA